A single Chloroflexota bacterium DNA region contains:
- a CDS encoding biotin transporter BioY — MVTKIADIAHNNANHAFYAGGGFFMQRDISTAPSLARESGEALIGTRNPSLMDALFPSLTTVQRALLALAAVVVLAICGKLHFYLPDNPVPITFQTAGVLMMGGFLGWRWGLGAIIVYYLLGMVGAPMFANPDLSWDTARGLSSIAGVTGGYLIGFITAVPIIGFMSERGWIRGKGLWAMLLGNLWIYVPALIWLSIFDFGWPAQGELFSGAVYPFIPGDLVKLMLSSIVISAGWAVADHRNRSRD; from the coding sequence GTGGTAACCAAAATCGCCGACATCGCGCACAACAACGCCAATCACGCATTCTACGCAGGAGGCGGGTTCTTTATGCAGAGAGACATAAGCACGGCGCCATCGCTTGCTCGCGAGTCGGGCGAGGCTCTTATCGGTACGCGTAATCCGTCGCTGATGGATGCGCTGTTTCCTTCGTTAACGACCGTTCAGCGCGCGCTGTTGGCGCTGGCGGCGGTAGTCGTTCTCGCAATCTGCGGTAAGCTGCACTTCTACTTGCCCGACAACCCCGTGCCTATCACATTCCAGACGGCTGGCGTCCTGATGATGGGCGGCTTTCTCGGCTGGCGCTGGGGCTTGGGGGCAATCATTGTGTACTACCTGCTTGGCATGGTGGGCGCGCCGATGTTCGCCAATCCCGATCTGTCGTGGGACACCGCCAGAGGCTTGAGCTCGATCGCGGGCGTTACGGGCGGCTACCTCATCGGCTTCATCACGGCAGTGCCAATTATCGGCTTCATGTCCGAGCGCGGCTGGATTCGCGGCAAAGGGCTGTGGGCGATGCTGCTCGGCAACCTGTGGATATACGTCCCCGCGCTGATATGGCTGTCCATCTTCGACTTCGGCTGGCCCGCGCAAGGCGAGCTGTTCTCCGGCGCGGTGTACCCGTTCATCCCCGGCGATCTGGTCAAGCTCATGCTCTCGTCCATCGTCATCAGCGCAGGCTGGGCTGTTGCCGATCACCGCAACAGGTCGAGGGACTAA
- a CDS encoding LLM class flavin-dependent oxidoreductase: MQIGLLYETQRPFSGTEIDWNNLYKETLEQCELADQVGFDALWFVEHHFLTGFSGSPCPEVLFGALSQITKQIRIGFGVSILPHAHPVRIAERVAMVDQLTDGRVEFGTGRSNAYEQMGLGVDPRDTRDMWSESLSMLPKIWQSDEFEYEGKFWNVPSRRVLPKTFQKPHPRMYLACTSEDSFRLAAQKGIGVLSSASYAVEVLKDKVNIYRDALKDSEPAGAFVTNFWGNNVHGFCDSDDQYAKELAAESMKTFFGPDKPYIQGRIGAYEQLLQDWGGVPDHLQADFGRWLRQSDEEHKELASEVGISLDSGPGAARAALAALDANVLADRGVIIAGDPESCLKTIRMYEEIGVDQVLMIMQTETIPHEKVMSSIEMFGKYVIPEARKAEDKIEAVMAAD, from the coding sequence ATGCAGATCGGATTGTTATATGAGACGCAGCGTCCATTCTCGGGAACCGAAATCGACTGGAACAACCTGTACAAGGAAACTCTGGAGCAGTGCGAACTCGCCGACCAAGTGGGCTTCGATGCGCTCTGGTTCGTCGAGCACCACTTCCTGACCGGCTTCTCCGGCTCGCCCTGCCCGGAAGTGCTTTTCGGCGCGCTCAGCCAGATTACGAAGCAGATTCGCATCGGCTTTGGCGTGTCCATCCTGCCGCACGCGCATCCGGTCCGCATCGCGGAGCGCGTGGCAATGGTGGACCAACTCACCGACGGGCGCGTTGAGTTCGGGACTGGTCGCTCCAACGCCTACGAGCAGATGGGGCTTGGCGTGGACCCGCGCGACACACGCGATATGTGGAGCGAGTCCCTATCCATGCTGCCCAAGATATGGCAGTCTGACGAGTTCGAGTACGAGGGCAAGTTCTGGAATGTGCCTTCGCGCCGAGTGCTGCCGAAGACATTCCAAAAGCCGCACCCGCGAATGTATCTCGCCTGCACGTCCGAGGACAGCTTCCGCCTCGCCGCACAGAAGGGCATCGGCGTGCTGTCGTCCGCGTCGTACGCCGTGGAAGTGCTCAAGGACAAGGTGAATATCTACCGCGACGCGCTCAAGGACTCCGAGCCTGCGGGTGCGTTCGTCACGAACTTCTGGGGCAATAACGTGCATGGGTTCTGCGACAGCGACGACCAGTACGCGAAGGAACTCGCTGCCGAATCCATGAAGACCTTCTTCGGTCCCGACAAGCCGTACATCCAAGGGCGCATCGGCGCATACGAGCAGCTGCTGCAAGACTGGGGCGGCGTGCCGGACCATCTGCAAGCGGACTTCGGCCGCTGGCTGCGGCAGTCCGACGAAGAACACAAGGAACTCGCGTCTGAAGTGGGCATATCGTTAGACTCCGGCCCCGGCGCCGCGCGCGCAGCCCTCGCAGCGCTGGACGCGAATGTGCTTGCGGACAGGGGCGTAATCATCGCGGGCGACCCGGAAAGTTGCCTGAAGACCATCCGCATGTACGAAGAAATCGGCGTCGATCAGGTGCTGATGATAATGCAGACCGAGACCATCCCGCACGAAAAGGTGATGAGCTCCATCGAGATGTTCGGCAAGTATGTGATACCGGAGGCGCGAAAGGCGGAGGACAAGATAGAGGCGGTGATGGCGGCTGATTAG
- a CDS encoding ribonuclease J codes for MMALEYDDDIVVIDCGLLFPEENMPGVDLGIPDITYLVENWDKVRAILITHGHEDHIGGLPFVLPELDVPVYASRFAHGLISAKLRERGLLRESRLNVVEPHSPFTLGCFLIEFFPVSHSIPDSFGIAVTTPIGTVIHTGDFKIDHTPAVGPPMDLASIARLAGDDGALLLCSDSTYADLRGFTESEQVVGDALEQIIADAPGRVIVATFASLISRIQQVIDAAVRHSRKVTVVGRSMSNNVKMATNMGYLDAPPDTLVSLNEARRLPNDRVIIMATGSQGEPTSALVRIANGSHRDITVEPGDTVVISATPIPGNELTVAKTIDNLFRQGANVIYSRIATVHVHGHASQEELKTMLSIVNPRFFMPVQGEFRHLMAHAAIAHSMGIPDENIFVLDDGDVLALTSDEGVVVDKVVAGSVFVDGRTLWDMDSSVFAERRRLARDGVVVVSATISAATGEVLTDPEVAAYGYVELNERLEFFQKTSKVALTLLEDMGASALTLDKARNRVRDSISKFLHKETGRRPTVLTVIDYI; via the coding sequence ATGATGGCGCTGGAGTACGATGACGATATTGTCGTCATCGACTGCGGCTTGCTATTCCCTGAAGAGAATATGCCGGGCGTTGACCTCGGCATTCCTGACATTACTTACCTTGTCGAGAATTGGGACAAGGTGCGTGCCATACTCATCACGCACGGACACGAAGACCACATCGGCGGCTTGCCCTTCGTGCTTCCCGAACTGGATGTCCCAGTCTATGCTTCGCGGTTCGCGCACGGGCTGATTTCTGCCAAGCTGCGCGAGCGCGGTCTCCTCCGAGAGTCCCGGCTGAATGTCGTCGAGCCGCACTCTCCCTTCACGTTGGGCTGCTTCCTCATTGAGTTCTTCCCCGTCTCCCACTCCATACCGGACTCCTTTGGCATCGCCGTTACCACGCCCATCGGCACTGTCATCCACACCGGCGATTTCAAGATCGACCACACGCCTGCGGTCGGTCCGCCTATGGACCTCGCCTCCATCGCGCGGCTGGCGGGAGACGACGGCGCACTGCTGCTGTGCTCGGATTCCACATACGCCGATTTGCGAGGATTCACCGAGTCCGAGCAGGTCGTCGGCGATGCGCTCGAGCAGATTATCGCGGACGCGCCGGGCAGGGTAATAGTCGCCACATTCGCATCGCTCATATCGCGGATTCAGCAGGTCATAGACGCAGCCGTGCGACACAGCCGCAAGGTTACGGTTGTCGGGCGCAGCATGAGCAACAATGTCAAGATGGCGACGAACATGGGCTACCTTGACGCGCCACCGGACACGCTAGTCTCGCTGAACGAAGCGCGGCGGCTGCCCAACGACCGTGTGATAATCATGGCAACAGGCAGTCAGGGCGAACCGACATCGGCGCTTGTGCGCATCGCCAACGGCTCGCACCGCGACATCACGGTCGAACCGGGCGATACGGTGGTCATTTCGGCGACGCCCATACCCGGCAACGAATTAACGGTCGCCAAGACCATCGACAACCTGTTCCGGCAAGGCGCGAACGTCATCTATAGCAGGATCGCAACTGTGCATGTGCACGGACACGCCAGCCAAGAAGAGCTGAAGACGATGCTTAGCATAGTCAATCCGCGCTTCTTCATGCCTGTGCAAGGCGAATTCCGGCATCTCATGGCGCACGCGGCTATCGCGCATTCTATGGGCATTCCGGATGAGAACATATTCGTGCTCGATGACGGCGATGTTCTCGCGCTGACTTCGGACGAAGGCGTGGTCGTGGATAAGGTTGTCGCCGGCTCCGTGTTCGTCGATGGGCGGACATTATGGGATATGGACAGCAGCGTATTCGCAGAACGGCGGCGGCTTGCCAGGGACGGCGTCGTGGTCGTGTCCGCCACGATAAGCGCAGCCACTGGCGAAGTCCTGACCGATCCGGAAGTCGCCGCGTACGGCTATGTGGAGTTGAACGAAAGATTAGAATTTTTTCAAAAAACATCAAAAGTGGCACTGACCCTACTAGAAGATATGGGCGCATCCGCCTTAACTTTAGATAAGGCAAGAAATCGGGTCAGGGATTCAATCTCCAAGTTTTTGCACAAAGAGACCGGCAGGCGTCCTACCGTTCTAACAGTCATCGACTACATCTAG
- a CDS encoding DUF1800 domain-containing protein: MVVETTQAVEQIAHLMRRAGFGATRDELDALEAQGYDAVVAALINPSDNSAMPDDIIRRYHHEQSGMMGQINPGAYWLYKMISTKAPLVEKMALFWHSVFATGYPKITQGKVLSDQIRMFRRYGMSNFKTLLTELSRDPAMIVWLDNHDNHKGAINENYGRELLELFSMGVGNYSEEDIKEASRAFTGWTLGNTEYMALRGERDSIWPYGRIAWHFEYKPEDHDEGEKTFLGQTGNFNGEDIIDIICQQEATARFISRHLYDFFVAEEPPVPAWPYSPPRDEAAIQTLMDAYFDSGYEISAMLDTLFTSDFFKDDEDIRFIRVKSPAELVASTLRLTGEFANRPRREILDRAMQMNYMGQTLNNPPSVEGWHQGMEWIDTGTLVERLNFATAQLGDVNKPGVGAMISRVASESDGVISSARLVDACLDAMGVVAVSDDTREALETFAAKRGDLSVDADNVSDAAEEHIAQMFQMIGACHEFQRA; the protein is encoded by the coding sequence ATGGTCGTTGAGACAACGCAGGCAGTCGAACAGATAGCACACCTCATGCGCCGCGCCGGATTTGGCGCAACGCGAGACGAACTGGACGCGCTAGAAGCGCAGGGCTACGACGCGGTTGTCGCCGCGTTGATTAACCCAAGCGACAATTCCGCGATGCCGGACGACATCATCAGGCGCTACCATCACGAGCAGTCCGGAATGATGGGGCAGATTAACCCCGGCGCCTACTGGCTGTATAAGATGATATCCACGAAGGCGCCGCTCGTCGAAAAGATGGCGCTCTTCTGGCACTCCGTCTTCGCCACCGGCTACCCGAAAATCACACAGGGCAAGGTGCTTAGCGACCAGATCCGCATGTTCCGCAGGTACGGCATGAGCAACTTCAAGACGCTGCTCACCGAGTTATCGCGCGACCCGGCGATGATTGTCTGGCTGGACAACCACGACAATCACAAGGGAGCCATCAACGAGAACTACGGCCGCGAGTTGCTGGAGTTGTTCAGCATGGGCGTGGGCAACTACTCGGAGGAAGACATCAAGGAAGCGTCGCGCGCCTTCACCGGCTGGACGCTGGGCAACACCGAGTATATGGCGCTACGCGGCGAGCGAGATTCCATCTGGCCATACGGCAGAATCGCATGGCACTTCGAATACAAGCCCGAAGACCACGACGAAGGCGAGAAGACCTTCCTAGGGCAGACGGGCAACTTCAACGGCGAAGACATCATCGACATTATCTGCCAGCAAGAGGCGACAGCGCGCTTCATCTCACGCCATCTGTACGATTTCTTTGTGGCGGAAGAGCCGCCCGTCCCCGCATGGCCCTACTCGCCGCCGCGCGACGAAGCCGCCATTCAGACTCTGATGGACGCATATTTCGACAGCGGCTACGAAATCTCCGCGATGCTGGATACACTGTTCACATCGGACTTCTTCAAGGACGACGAGGACATCCGCTTCATCCGCGTCAAGAGTCCGGCGGAGTTGGTCGCCAGCACGCTGCGGCTGACGGGCGAGTTCGCCAACAGACCGCGCCGCGAAATACTCGACCGTGCGATGCAGATGAACTACATGGGGCAGACGCTGAACAATCCGCCCAGCGTTGAAGGCTGGCACCAAGGCATGGAGTGGATCGACACCGGCACGCTTGTCGAGCGGCTAAACTTCGCCACCGCGCAGCTCGGCGATGTGAACAAGCCGGGCGTCGGAGCGATGATAAGCCGTGTCGCGTCCGAGAGCGACGGAGTCATATCGTCGGCGCGGCTGGTGGACGCATGCCTAGACGCGATGGGCGTGGTCGCCGTCTCCGACGACACGCGCGAGGCGCTGGAGACATTCGCCGCCAAGCGCGGAGACCTGTCGGTGGACGCGGACAATGTGAGCGATGCCGCAGAAGAGCACATCGCGCAGATGTTCCAGATGATCGGCGCGTGCCACGAATTCCAGCGCGCATAG
- a CDS encoding Uma2 family endonuclease gives MTQTAIRPQQTVVEHEPVWVKFKPLEYMDDEAIARFSALNPELRIERTEEGEIVVMPPTHGYTGLRNSEISADLTVWGRRDGRGKYFDSSTGFRLPNGAMRSPDAAWVLQSRLDALKPEEKDGYIHICPDFVIELRSTSDSLSALQAKMQEYMDNGARLGWLIDPVSSPPRVHVYRPGAEVEILDEPTEISGAPELPGFVLNMTRIWEASLD, from the coding sequence ATGACGCAGACAGCCATCCGCCCGCAGCAGACGGTAGTCGAACACGAACCCGTCTGGGTAAAATTCAAACCGCTTGAATACATGGACGACGAGGCTATCGCCAGGTTCAGCGCGCTCAACCCTGAGTTGCGTATCGAGCGCACAGAGGAAGGTGAAATCGTCGTTATGCCACCAACACACGGCTATACAGGCTTACGCAACTCTGAAATCAGCGCCGACCTGACAGTTTGGGGAAGGCGGGATGGTAGAGGAAAATACTTCGACTCATCCACAGGATTCCGCCTTCCGAATGGCGCGATGCGCTCCCCTGATGCTGCGTGGGTTCTGCAGTCGCGCTTGGATGCGCTGAAACCGGAAGAGAAAGACGGCTACATCCACATCTGCCCCGACTTCGTTATCGAACTGCGCTCTACATCCGACAGCCTCAGTGCGCTCCAAGCCAAGATGCAGGAATATATGGACAACGGCGCTCGGCTTGGCTGGCTCATAGACCCGGTGTCATCGCCGCCGCGTGTTCATGTCTATCGACCGGGCGCGGAAGTCGAGATTTTGGACGAGCCAACCGAGATTTCCGGCGCTCCCGAATTGCCCGGCTTTGTGCTGAATATGACGCGCATTTGGGAGGCGTCCTTAGATTGA
- a CDS encoding DNA translocase FtsK, which translates to MAKSTTNAPDKPRGASSKLMRLIAKVTWYELLAIPFIAVGAAIFWFRDEIANAFWTAQKATIEMLGLGIVPLGLWTAALIATLIFQPRLFRHVKAWLASALMVVLTFGVLSLFRPMNGTLAPFTLGGYVSLGGLVGEAIAGSALWQRVLRLGGLAALTLLVISPASLLFFAVILGRIFTFGLVALALAGKGIASLFKRKPRDPEEAQDAADGAASYDEQANSEFANSYDTHHSPYSDDDSARPRSKFAEAIASTEDEGALDDSEVARHLADYLGLPEREDTEMQANTDFDYGFANTANGAALADADNFDREHVNGYANGYTNGYANGHDLADFDSADDSLLDEINGIVSAVDAGEDDDGANFVVGMQDIEDLNSQSSAEMVEDDEERASYAVRLLGRNRADWDKPSIQLLEGVQERGIPEEQIRETAETIRQALADYDIEVEIGSIKYGPTVTMYGIIPGWNRKYQNVKMEDEFGNPIKDQNGKQITKRQEVKTRVSVQKILAREKDLSLALRTPSLRIETPVMGKAQVGIEIPNEDPAPVTLRAIMESPEYRKLRKDADLPVALGKGTGGENIALDLAKMPHLLIAGATGAGKSVALNAIVAGLLMERSPAELRMLLVDPKRVELTPYNGIPHLLCPVIVEVDEVVGMLKGVINEMMNRYRLMEDLGVRNIEAYNKRVRDDKMPFLLVVVDELADLMMTAAFDVEQSLCRLAQLGRATGIHLILATQRPSVDVVTGLIKANFPSRVSFGVTSHIDSRTILDTNGAEKLLGKGDMLYLPRDAARPLRAQGAFISDTEIDRLINHWQTTPRGWVPDVDLRPVSENEDDDDEPDASSSTDALFDKAVELARTQKKLSTSLLQRRLRIGYPRAARLMDELEECGVVSASDGAKSRDVIISGTA; encoded by the coding sequence ATGGCAAAAAGCACCACTAACGCGCCTGACAAACCGCGCGGCGCTTCGTCCAAACTAATGCGCTTGATTGCGAAGGTTACTTGGTACGAACTGCTCGCAATCCCGTTCATCGCCGTCGGCGCGGCAATCTTCTGGTTCAGAGACGAAATCGCAAACGCGTTCTGGACAGCGCAAAAAGCCACCATAGAGATGCTGGGACTCGGCATCGTGCCGCTAGGCTTATGGACAGCGGCACTCATCGCCACTCTGATATTCCAGCCGCGCCTGTTCCGCCACGTCAAGGCATGGCTGGCGTCCGCGCTGATGGTCGTGCTGACTTTCGGCGTGCTGTCGCTGTTCCGGCCGATGAATGGCACGCTCGCGCCGTTCACGCTGGGCGGCTATGTGTCGCTCGGCGGTCTCGTCGGCGAAGCAATCGCGGGATCGGCGCTGTGGCAGCGCGTACTGCGGCTTGGCGGCTTGGCGGCGCTAACACTGCTCGTCATATCGCCGGCATCCCTGCTGTTTTTCGCCGTAATCCTCGGCAGGATATTCACATTCGGGCTTGTCGCACTCGCGCTCGCGGGCAAGGGCATCGCAAGCCTGTTCAAGCGCAAGCCGCGCGACCCTGAAGAGGCGCAAGACGCCGCCGATGGCGCCGCATCCTACGACGAACAAGCGAACAGCGAATTCGCCAATTCCTATGACACACACCACAGCCCTTATTCGGACGACGACTCTGCACGCCCGCGCTCCAAGTTCGCAGAGGCGATCGCCTCCACGGAGGACGAAGGCGCGTTGGACGACAGCGAGGTGGCGCGACATCTTGCCGATTATCTAGGACTACCAGAACGAGAGGACACCGAGATGCAAGCGAACACAGACTTCGATTACGGCTTTGCCAACACAGCGAACGGCGCCGCGCTCGCGGATGCGGACAACTTCGACCGCGAACACGTGAACGGCTATGCCAATGGCTACACTAACGGCTACGCGAACGGACACGACCTCGCCGATTTCGATTCAGCGGACGACAGCCTGCTTGACGAAATAAACGGCATAGTATCCGCTGTAGATGCTGGTGAAGACGATGACGGTGCGAATTTCGTTGTAGGCATGCAGGACATCGAAGACCTGAACAGCCAGTCGTCTGCCGAAATGGTGGAAGACGACGAAGAGCGCGCGAGCTATGCCGTGCGGTTGCTGGGCAGGAATCGCGCGGATTGGGATAAGCCGTCGATACAGCTGCTCGAAGGCGTGCAGGAGCGCGGCATCCCCGAAGAGCAGATACGCGAGACAGCGGAGACCATACGGCAGGCGCTCGCGGACTACGACATCGAGGTGGAAATCGGCAGCATCAAATATGGGCCCACCGTTACAATGTACGGCATTATCCCGGGCTGGAATCGGAAATACCAGAATGTGAAGATGGAGGACGAGTTCGGCAACCCGATTAAGGACCAGAATGGCAAGCAGATTACAAAGCGTCAGGAAGTGAAGACGCGCGTCAGCGTGCAGAAGATACTGGCGCGAGAAAAAGACCTGTCGCTCGCGCTGCGCACGCCCAGCCTTCGCATAGAAACTCCCGTGATGGGCAAGGCGCAGGTCGGCATAGAAATCCCCAATGAAGACCCTGCGCCGGTAACGCTGCGCGCGATTATGGAAAGCCCGGAGTACAGGAAGCTGCGCAAGGACGCCGACCTGCCGGTTGCGCTGGGCAAGGGCACCGGCGGCGAGAACATAGCGCTCGACCTTGCCAAGATGCCGCACTTGCTCATCGCCGGCGCGACCGGTGCAGGCAAAAGCGTCGCGCTGAACGCCATCGTCGCCGGGCTGCTGATGGAACGCTCGCCCGCAGAACTTCGCATGCTGCTGGTCGATCCCAAGCGCGTCGAACTCACACCGTACAACGGGATTCCGCACCTGCTCTGCCCCGTCATAGTGGAAGTTGACGAGGTTGTGGGTATGTTGAAGGGCGTCATCAACGAGATGATGAACCGCTACCGGCTAATGGAAGACCTCGGTGTGCGCAACATCGAGGCGTACAACAAGCGCGTGCGCGACGACAAGATGCCGTTCTTGTTGGTCGTCGTGGACGAACTCGCAGACCTGATGATGACCGCCGCGTTCGACGTAGAACAATCTCTGTGCCGTCTGGCGCAGCTCGGCCGCGCGACCGGCATTCACCTGATTCTTGCCACGCAGCGACCGTCCGTGGATGTGGTTACCGGACTTATCAAGGCGAACTTCCCCAGCCGCGTCAGCTTTGGCGTAACATCGCACATCGACTCGCGCACGATATTGGACACAAACGGCGCAGAGAAGTTGCTGGGCAAGGGCGACATGCTCTACCTGCCGCGAGACGCCGCAAGGCCGCTGCGCGCGCAAGGCGCGTTCATCTCGGACACGGAAATCGACCGGCTGATCAACCACTGGCAGACGACACCACGCGGCTGGGTGCCCGATGTTGACCTGCGTCCGGTGTCCGAGAACGAAGATGACGACGACGAACCCGACGCATCCTCATCGACAGACGCGCTGTTCGACAAAGCGGTGGAACTGGCGCGCACGCAGAAGAAGCTGTCCACATCGCTGCTGCAGCGCCGCCTGCGCATAGGCTATCCTCGCGCCGCACGGCTGATGGACGAACTCGAAGAGTGCGGCGTGGTCAGCGCGAGCGACGGCGCGAAGTCAAGGGATGTTATAATCTCTGGTACAGCGTAG
- a CDS encoding D-2-hydroxyacid dehydrogenase, with the protein MEEKKMPKFVFLPPQDDDRRMFAARLADTEADWEVASPETDEEAMEAIRDADGVYGWVSPDALKVAEKLSWVQNPDAGPFYGYYYPELIEHPLTICNPRGIYFDHISHHILMFLLALSRGLPWYMDAQRRREWDKDARKSPYIDLAGAVALINGVGGIGHETARLCNEFGMEVIGIEPRREFDLPYVEFHTPDELDAVLPRADFVITTVPHTPETEFTFNAARFSLMKSTAYFINIGRGMVCKIDDLADAIENGVIAGAGLDVFEQEPLPSDHKLWGLPNVLMTPHVAVRDAGNIPERRFEIILDNARRFLAGEGLQNVVDKSKWY; encoded by the coding sequence ATGGAGGAAAAGAAAATGCCCAAGTTCGTGTTCCTGCCCCCACAGGACGATGACAGGCGAATGTTCGCCGCCCGACTCGCGGACACCGAAGCCGATTGGGAGGTCGCCTCGCCGGAGACGGACGAAGAGGCGATGGAGGCGATACGCGACGCCGATGGCGTGTATGGCTGGGTCTCGCCCGACGCGCTGAAGGTCGCCGAGAAGCTGAGCTGGGTGCAGAACCCTGACGCTGGCCCCTTCTACGGCTACTACTATCCGGAACTGATAGAGCATCCGTTAACGATATGCAACCCTCGTGGCATATACTTCGACCACATATCGCACCATATACTGATGTTCCTGCTGGCGCTGTCGCGCGGGCTGCCCTGGTACATGGATGCTCAGCGGCGCAGAGAGTGGGACAAGGACGCGCGCAAGTCGCCGTACATCGACCTCGCCGGCGCAGTCGCGCTCATCAATGGCGTTGGCGGCATCGGGCACGAGACGGCGCGGCTATGCAACGAGTTTGGCATGGAGGTCATCGGCATCGAGCCGCGACGAGAGTTCGACCTGCCGTATGTCGAGTTCCATACGCCCGACGAGCTGGACGCCGTGCTGCCAAGAGCGGACTTCGTGATTACCACAGTGCCACACACGCCCGAAACCGAGTTCACCTTCAATGCCGCCCGCTTCAGCCTGATGAAGAGCACCGCCTACTTCATCAACATCGGGCGTGGCATGGTGTGTAAGATAGACGACCTCGCGGATGCCATCGAGAACGGCGTCATAGCAGGCGCGGGCTTGGATGTGTTCGAGCAAGAGCCGCTGCCCTCCGACCACAAGCTCTGGGGATTGCCGAACGTGTTAATGACGCCGCACGTCGCAGTCCGGGACGCCGGCAACATCCCCGAAAGGCGCTTCGAGATTATCCTCGACAACGCGCGCCGTTTCCTAGCCGGCGAAGGGTTGCAAAATGTAGTGGACAAGAGCAAGTGGTATTAG